In Nycticebus coucang isolate mNycCou1 chromosome 5, mNycCou1.pri, whole genome shotgun sequence, the DNA window TGAATTTTTAATCTGAATTGTATTATTCTTAACACAGTCATAGTTAACACATTATATGCATTAAATACCTTTAGAAAGATTTTGATTTTTGTAATCGATGCCcttgggttttaaaaaaaaaaatcacaataacacttttttaaatgactgttttgtttaattttataggTGGCTACAGTCAACGCCTTCCAAATGCAAGTGCTCTGGGGAAAATTTTTACTGCTTTGCCTCTTGGTAACCCCATTTATCAGATGTTGGAATTAAAATTAGCCATATACATTGATTTTCCCTTACATATGAATCCTGGGATTCTGGTTACCTGTGCAGATGATATTGAACTTTATAGTATTGGAAAATCTGAGTTTATAAGATTTGACAAACCTGGCTTTACTGCTTTAGCTCATCCTTCTGGTTTGACTGTAGGTACCACACATGGAGTATTTGTCTTAGAGCCTTTTGATTATTTAGAACATAGAGACCTTGAATACAGGTCCTGCCATCGTTTCCTTCATAAGCCCAGCATAGAAAAGATGTACCAGCTTAATGCTGTGTGTAGACGTGGGGGATTTTGTCTGCAGGACTCTGCTGGGGGTGACAGTGCCTATTTGAAATTAGGCTCTGATTATGTGTACACAGATAGCCTGTTTTACATGGATCACAAATCAGCAAAGAAATTGCTCGCTTTTTATGAAGAAATAGGTACACTGAACTGTGAAATAGATGCCTATGGTGACTTTCTTCAGGCTTTAGGACCTGGAGCAACTGTGGAATAcaccagaaacacatcaaacgtTACTAAAGAAGAGTCAGAGTTGGTGGATATGAGGCAGAGAATCTTCCATCTTCTTAAAGGGACCTCACTAAATGTTGTTGTTCTTAACAACTCCAAATTTTATCACATTGGGACCACTGAagaatatttgtttcattttacttcAGATAGCAGTTTAAAGTCAGAGCTGGACTTACAGTCTGTAACTTTTAGCATCTTTCCACAAATACCAGAACATTCTGGTAAAATCTGTATCATCCAAAGTATACTGGATTCAGGATGTTCTCTGGCACCTGGCTCGGTTGTGGAGTATTCCAGATTGGGGCCTGATGTTTCACTTGGGGAAAACTGCATTATTAGTGGTTCTTACATCCCAGCAGAAGCTGTCCTGCCTGCACGTTCTTTTGTGTGTTCCTTAAGCTTGAAGATGAATGGATGCCTAAAATATTCAACTATGGCATTTGGAGTGCAAGACGACTTGAAAAAGAGTGTTAAAACACTGTCAAATATAAAGTTACTTCAATTCTTTGGAGTCTGTCTTCTGTCGTGCTTAGATATTTGGAATCTTAAAGTTACAGAGGAACTGTTCTCAGGAAACAAGACACATCTGAGTTTGTGGACTGCTCGCATTTTCCCAGTTTGTTCTTCTTTGAGTGATTCAGTTACAACATCTTTAAACATGTTACATGCTGTTCAGAACAAGTCAGCGTTCAGCCTGAATAGTTATAAGCTATTGTCCATTGAAGAAATGCTTATCTACAAAGATGTAGAAGACATGATAACTTACAGGGAGCAAATTTTTCTAGAAATTAgtttaaataaaaagcaatttgaTTTGGAGATACCTTAAATTTTATATACTTATCTTTTCTTTGAGCAAGATTCCTAATTTAGTAGTTTTCTGTaggaatttttttgaaaagaagtgaATTAATGAAAACTGTATAATTAACTGTAGTGCAacattaataatacaaaagagcCATTTTTTGATGGAAGAATATTTCCAGACTAAATTCTTAAAAGGTACTTTTTGGATGTTTATCACATTCCATATCCATTAAAAATGATAGCTTTATAGAACATTGTTTTGTTCATATAGTAAAGTAGTTTAAGAGgaaattttctaagtatttttgaagaatttttccatcttctttggaTTTTGGTTCCAAataggttttaaatatttattagcgATCATCTCCTCAGATGTCGTTCTATtttgataaattaataaaaatggcaTGTCTAGGGTTCAGAATGCTATACAAATGTTATAGAAATAGTGCTTTAGAAATTTATAGCTGACAAGTTGAGAGTGAATCAATGCTTAATACATTTTGATTATTCTAGATAAATCATTAAAtacaaagaattctaaaatttatggtAGAGATTTATCTCTCATTAATTGATCTTacctaaataaaatatgaatacacgtgaatatgtgtttgtatatctcataaattttctccaaatctatTCCATGGgaaaatacaaacatatacacacaaaaaaaactcaaGTTATATGTGAGGAAGGTGGTAGGAATAATTGAGATTCATTGATACTCACTTCATTTTACTGTGGACctttatttcatcatttcctaTTAATCCCTCTAACACAAAACTTAAATTTGACTGATTTAACTTCAGTTCTTATTATCTGCCCACTCACTGGTGACATTGACAAGCAATGATTGGCCAAAAGGTAGACAACTGGAGCATGgcagaatagaaaaactgaggtaataCATACATGATTAacaatttcaagaaaataaacactGTCTGCAATCCCAAATTAAGTGTTTCTACTTTGTTATACGCATGTAAGTGAaatgtcttcatatcaaaatctAACAATTAGGAGATTTGCAAAGAGTTTCCTGTTTTAAGTTAACATGAACAAATTGAGATAACTGATCTGTGccacttttatttatatattagcatgtcaatgtaaaaataatttgtaaattggAAGTAATTTGTCTTGCAATCCTTCAATTATGGGGTGTATGTGTGTTTCAAGTTTCtttccaaggaaaaataaaaatataattgttactgtttaacatttattgatttacttaCAGAGCTTTCACAGGACGTTATATATTTGTCATTCATTAACTGTTcaatatgtaattttatctaAAGTGCCGTCAGTTATAAGAATCACCATTATTTTGTGTTCCAGagtaaaagaaaacactgcaaATAAAATATACAGTGCTTTGTTACttgaaatatgtatattaatTGGAGATCTTTTTAGATTCATTTAAACGTAGATTTGTATCATTTAACCCTGTTTCATATTCATATAAGTCAACAAAAAAGTGTAATATTTAGATATCATCAAGATATTTCTGCAACTTTATATTCAGAGTAAAACTCTTTGGAAGCGCTTTCAACTCAAGACTTGTTGATTTCCTTAGGTCCACCCAGTACCATCTTCTGTGCTATCAAAGTTATTGGTAAGGCTGCCTTTCCTAAGAGCACCATACCACACTGCCATCTGAGTCTTTCACCAAGTCACAGACCCAGATGCCGGTTCTACAAGTCTTGCTGCTGCTGATTGACTATTACATTTGACAAATCTCAATTTCTTTTATGCCTCAGTTTAATCATATGTCCCTACAAGGTAAGTAGCTTCTATTCAAAGTCAGCAGGAGATTTCTGGCTAATTGATGTCTTATTAAGATGTCAGTATGAAAATAATTGTTTGGTAAATCAGAAGTGACTTGTCTGCAGCCCTCAATTACAGTATTGTTGTGCATATGGTTTCTCTTTGAGATTCTTCCCAGGAGGAAAATCAGTGGTAGCCATTGTTTAGCATTTATTTACTTGGCAGAGTGTTCAGAGGATGTTATGTGTTTGTCATTCATTAAATGCTCAATACTGTATTTCACCTAGTCATAATCCTTCACAATGCCTAGAATGTAGTTGCTTTGAAATAGTATCTGTTGAAAAGATTTATCAGTTTGCTTGAGGTGTTCTGTTTGGTGTGCAGTAGCACATAGGTACTACCAACTGTGTGTAACTGTAATGACCCGGCTATGACCAAGTTCACATGTTAGGAGATAAGTCTGTGACTGTTGAAGTCTGGCCAGTAAGTATTAGAAAACACAATCAATTTTAAGATACTTTCTATTGTCAGTGATGTTGAAACGTGGAGAAAAAGTGAATTAGGAAACGATCTCTCTTCAGTGTTGTCGTTTCATCAAAAAGgtctaggaaaaacaaaaatgcaagtcATTCTTTAATCCCTGAGAGTTCCGGGTGTCCTAAAAAGTTAtccataaagttgccatacagagagaaaatgggaaattgtagctaaatgcacctttatttacaaaatatcataTTACAAAATTGTACAAAGGCATGTTCaacaattagaaatattttataaacattttgtaaaatttataagaAGTATTTTGTATATAAAGGTGTTTTGAACTATAATTTCCCCTTTTCCCTTGTATGGTACCTTTATGGGCAACCCCCTGTAGTTTATATGTTGATAAAGggaacagtatttttttttttttttttgtagagacagagtctcactttatggccctctgtagagtgctgtggcctcacagctcacagcaacctccaactcctgggctttaagcgattctcttgcctcagcctcccaagtagctgggactacaggcgcccgccacaacgcccggctattttttggttgcagtttggccggggccgggtttgaaccctccaccctcggcatatggggccggcaccctaccgactgagccacaggtgccgcccggggaacggtattttttataataaatgactAAATTCTGTGATAGTCACAATTTTTTGACCTTTGAACTTAGTCACCCAACAAAAATTCTGggtttttagttttctgaattttatcaGCAATAAAAAGTAAGGCCTGCATGTATGCCTTTGAAATTAAACAAGTCCTCTTAATTTACAATTTTGTATTCTATAAAACCATGCCACTTAAATCTTATACTCATGTTTATAAAGACTTTGTATTGTAACTATAGAAACTTATTGATAATTATTGTTAAGAAGAGCATGGAAAAAAATCCAGCATTTGGTAATAGTCTTACATCCTTTATTCTtttaagtaaaacagaaaaaaaagtacaCTGAGTTGAAATAAAGCTTTAAAACCTCAAGTGATACCCTGGAAATGGTAAAAATTTGATGGCCTGAATCTAGCATTAACTTGAAGAACCTGGGGTGATCTCTTCATCTTCTGTGGTTAACCAGTACTCCAGTGATATAAAAAGATTACCAAATTCAGCAATAGCGCCCAAATCAAAACTTTGCTGGCTAAAAAACATAGGCACAGCTTATACTTGGCTGTTCAGTCTACACAAAAATCAGAGATACCCTCCTTATGCCCCAGGACTCCCTCTAGAGTTGGACAACTTGAAGGATCAGAATTAAGACTCTCCAATCTAATCTAGTCAATGTCCAAGatggaaaaaagtagaaaagtgttAATAATATGCACAAAACTGAAGGATTTCAGGTGCTCTCTGTGTTGTCCAAACCAAATCTTCTGTGTCAAGAACTAAATTGTTCTTATTAAAGGAAGGCCTTTTAAATTTAgcacaaaagaaataattgaagcACCCATTGTCTACTTAGTTTAACTTGAATCTTCCATGCCTGTAAAAATTTTTGTGCCAATTTCTGTTGAGGTTGAGGAAAATCAACTTCTATTGTTTATACTTTGTGAAATTGTATTATTAATGTTGCTTCTATTGAACTTTGTCATGGATAGTTTTATGTTTTCCTCCCATTACTAATGTGCCAAACTGTACATAACATACTGGTGTTctttgcaggcagaatggggaccgaagaccccattcttgccaggggagggcacccccagaaaaaggaaaagttataAAGTAAGATGAAGGagtgagaacaaagaaaagtcagcttaTTTACCTGTAAGCCAGCCATTGCTAAATTTATCTTAATGAGTTTCTAGTCTTTCCTGAAATTCTGGCCTGTTGTGGATACAGCTTACACAAATA includes these proteins:
- the FPGT gene encoding fucose-1-phosphate guanylyltransferase; its protein translation is MAAAGSLSGVSLREATQRKLRRFSELRGKFVAAGEFWDIVAITAADEKQELAYKQQLSEKLKRKELPLGVQYHVFVDPAGAKIGNGGSTLCALRCLEKLYGDKWNSFTILLIHSGGYSQRLPNASALGKIFTALPLGNPIYQMLELKLAIYIDFPLHMNPGILVTCADDIELYSIGKSEFIRFDKPGFTALAHPSGLTVGTTHGVFVLEPFDYLEHRDLEYRSCHRFLHKPSIEKMYQLNAVCRRGGFCLQDSAGGDSAYLKLGSDYVYTDSLFYMDHKSAKKLLAFYEEIGTLNCEIDAYGDFLQALGPGATVEYTRNTSNVTKEESELVDMRQRIFHLLKGTSLNVVVLNNSKFYHIGTTEEYLFHFTSDSSLKSELDLQSVTFSIFPQIPEHSGKICIIQSILDSGCSLAPGSVVEYSRLGPDVSLGENCIISGSYIPAEAVLPARSFVCSLSLKMNGCLKYSTMAFGVQDDLKKSVKTLSNIKLLQFFGVCLLSCLDIWNLKVTEELFSGNKTHLSLWTARIFPVCSSLSDSVTTSLNMLHAVQNKSAFSLNSYKLLSIEEMLIYKDVEDMITYREQIFLEISLNKKQFDLEIP